Proteins encoded by one window of Erwinia pyrifoliae DSM 12163:
- the tsaB gene encoding tRNA (adenosine(37)-N6)-threonylcarbamoyltransferase complex dimerization subunit type 1 TsaB: MSTRILAIDTATEACSVALLNNQHQLAHFELCTREHTQRILPLVQQLLQEGGVALNELDALAFGRGPGSFTGVRIGIGIAQGLALGAGLPLIGISTLKTMAQSAWRQQGATRVLATIDARMGEVYWAEYQRDEQGIWHGEETEAVLKPEAAVQRMAALSGQWACVGTGWKAWPQIAGFDRLDLVMTAVELPCAEDMLPLAQQALSEGLTLAPEHAEPTYLRNDVAWKKLPGRD, from the coding sequence ATGTCCACGCGAATATTAGCGATTGATACGGCGACAGAGGCCTGTTCGGTCGCACTATTGAATAATCAGCATCAGCTGGCCCATTTCGAGCTTTGCACCCGTGAACATACGCAACGCATCCTTCCGCTGGTACAGCAGCTGTTGCAGGAGGGCGGGGTGGCGTTAAACGAGCTGGATGCACTGGCCTTTGGTCGCGGCCCCGGCAGCTTTACCGGCGTGCGAATTGGTATTGGTATCGCTCAGGGGTTAGCGTTGGGCGCCGGGCTACCCTTAATCGGCATTTCAACCCTGAAAACGATGGCGCAAAGCGCATGGCGGCAACAGGGTGCAACCCGCGTGCTGGCAACGATTGATGCGCGTATGGGGGAAGTCTATTGGGCAGAATATCAGCGTGATGAGCAGGGCATCTGGCACGGCGAAGAGACTGAAGCGGTACTGAAACCTGAGGCCGCAGTGCAACGTATGGCGGCGCTGAGCGGCCAGTGGGCCTGCGTCGGTACGGGCTGGAAAGCCTGGCCGCAGATAGCCGGGTTCGACAGGCTCGATCTGGTGATGACGGCAGTTGAGCTTCCGTGCGCCGAAGACATGCTTCCGCTTGCGCAGCAGGCGCTGTCAGAAGGATTAACGTTGGCCCCTGAGCACGCGGAACCCACATACTTACGTAACGATGTCGCATGGAAAAAATTACCCGGGCGTGACTAA
- a CDS encoding YebO family protein yields MNELTSGATAIASTVIIVIMVIVSLVAWFFVNRVSVRANQQIQLLESLLAEQKRQNLLLHRLTGALTSAEQNAKGRVSDVNEDYARLIPER; encoded by the coding sequence ATGAACGAATTGACAAGTGGTGCGACAGCAATAGCGTCAACTGTGATAATCGTGATAATGGTCATTGTAAGTCTGGTGGCGTGGTTCTTTGTTAACCGCGTTAGCGTGAGAGCCAATCAGCAGATCCAACTACTGGAATCGTTGTTGGCAGAGCAGAAACGCCAAAACCTGTTACTGCATCGTCTGACTGGCGCGCTAACAAGTGCAGAACAGAATGCTAAAGGCCGCGTTTCGGACGTGAATGAAGACTACGCCCGGCTGATACCTGAGCGTTAG
- the pabB gene encoding aminodeoxychorismate synthase component 1, with translation MSPVYHSLTYAPDAVEHQFAALAHLPWAMLLHSGFADHHDNRFDILVAGPRVTLTTRGEQTEIAADGHFMTSSADPLALLQQQLENCGLQAVPDDDFPFQGGALGLFGYDLGRRFEKLPVSAEQQLTTPDMAVGIYDWALIADHHRRTLTLVVHGDAASKLSWLEAQRPLLPEPFRLTSRWQANMSRTEYGEKFRQVQQWLLAGDCYQVNLAQRFAATYHGDEWQAFCRLCKANRAPFSAFLRLPDSAILSLSPERFIKLERQRIETRPIKGTLPRFADPDADRRQGEKLAQSPKDRSENLMIVDLLRNDIGRVATPGSVEVPELFVVEPFPAVHHLVSTITAELKSGLTACDLLRACFPGGSITGAPKVRSMEIIEELEPQRRNAWCGSIGYLSVCGRMDTSITIRTLIAERGTLYCAAGGGIVADSDEAAEYQETFDKVNRILPCLEAGADES, from the coding sequence ATGTCACCTGTTTATCATTCTCTGACTTATGCGCCCGATGCCGTTGAGCATCAGTTCGCCGCTCTCGCTCATCTGCCATGGGCGATGCTACTCCATTCGGGATTTGCCGATCACCACGACAATCGCTTTGATATCCTGGTCGCCGGGCCGCGTGTCACGCTGACAACACGCGGTGAGCAAACGGAAATAGCAGCGGATGGCCACTTTATGACCAGCAGCGCCGATCCGCTGGCACTCCTGCAGCAGCAGCTGGAAAATTGCGGTTTGCAGGCCGTGCCTGACGACGATTTTCCTTTTCAGGGCGGTGCGCTGGGGCTGTTTGGTTACGATCTTGGACGCCGCTTCGAGAAATTGCCCGTCAGTGCAGAACAACAGCTCACAACGCCGGATATGGCTGTCGGGATCTATGACTGGGCGCTGATCGCTGACCACCATCGCCGAACGCTGACCCTTGTCGTGCACGGTGATGCCGCAAGCAAACTGAGCTGGCTGGAAGCGCAACGCCCGCTACTGCCGGAACCTTTTCGCCTCACCAGCCGCTGGCAGGCGAATATGTCACGCACGGAGTATGGGGAAAAATTCCGTCAGGTTCAGCAATGGCTGCTGGCTGGCGACTGTTATCAGGTTAATCTGGCACAGCGTTTTGCCGCGACGTACCACGGCGATGAATGGCAGGCATTTTGCAGGCTGTGTAAGGCTAACCGCGCTCCGTTCAGCGCATTTTTGCGTTTGCCCGACAGCGCCATCCTCAGCCTGTCTCCCGAACGCTTCATTAAACTTGAGCGGCAACGGATTGAAACCCGGCCGATCAAGGGAACCCTGCCCCGCTTTGCCGATCCTGATGCCGACCGCCGGCAGGGAGAAAAGCTGGCGCAGTCGCCGAAAGACCGCAGTGAAAATCTGATGATTGTTGACCTGCTGCGTAATGATATCGGCCGGGTGGCGACACCGGGCAGCGTAGAGGTTCCCGAACTGTTCGTGGTGGAGCCATTCCCGGCGGTGCATCACCTTGTCAGTACTATTACCGCCGAGCTGAAGTCCGGACTTACCGCCTGCGATTTACTGCGCGCCTGCTTTCCCGGCGGCTCGATCACCGGTGCGCCTAAGGTCAGGTCGATGGAGATTATTGAAGAGCTTGAACCACAACGCCGCAATGCCTGGTGCGGCAGCATCGGCTACCTTAGCGTCTGTGGGCGCATGGATACCAGCATTACTATTCGCACGCTGATTGCCGAACGCGGCACGCTGTACTGCGCGGCCGGAGGGGGGATCGTCGCCGACAGCGATGAAGCGGCGGAGTATCAGGAAACCTTTGATAAGGTGAACCGCATTCTGCCCTGTCTGGAAGCGGGTGCCGATGAATCCTGA
- a CDS encoding CoA pyrophosphatase produces MNPEHTLLERFLTRFLLQPPATQEHSHLPRRQAAVLVPVIAHAAPTLLLTRRAATLRQHAGQVAFPGGVRDALDSSPIATALREAQEEVAIPPEAVRVIGVLPPVTSSTGFQVTPVVGLLPADICWQPNEGEVESVFEMPLAEALRLSRYTPLDFKRAGQLHRVWLSWYDDYFIWGMTAGIIRQLSLQVANSA; encoded by the coding sequence ATGAATCCTGAACATACCCTTCTGGAACGCTTCCTGACGCGCTTTCTGTTACAACCTCCTGCTACGCAAGAGCACAGCCACTTACCCCGGCGACAGGCGGCGGTATTAGTGCCAGTGATCGCACATGCCGCACCAACCTTATTGTTGACGCGACGAGCCGCCACGCTGCGTCAACATGCCGGTCAGGTCGCCTTTCCGGGTGGCGTGAGAGACGCCCTCGACAGTTCCCCGATCGCCACCGCCCTGCGGGAAGCGCAAGAAGAGGTGGCTATTCCTCCGGAGGCGGTAAGGGTGATCGGCGTTCTGCCGCCGGTGACCAGCAGCACCGGCTTTCAGGTTACCCCGGTCGTCGGCTTATTGCCTGCCGATATTTGCTGGCAGCCGAACGAAGGCGAAGTTGAATCGGTGTTCGAGATGCCGCTGGCAGAGGCGCTGCGTCTTAGCCGCTATACGCCACTTGATTTTAAGCGCGCGGGGCAACTTCATCGCGTGTGGCTCTCATGGTATGACGACTATTTCATCTGGGGCATGACCGCCGGAATTATCCGCCAGCTTAGCCTGCAGGTGGCAAACAGCGCATAA
- the cspE gene encoding transcription antiterminator/RNA stability regulator CspE codes for MAKIKGQVKWFNESKGFGFITPADGSKDVFVHFSAIQGNGFKTLAEGQNVEFEIQDGQKGPAAVNVTAI; via the coding sequence ATGGCAAAGATTAAAGGTCAGGTTAAGTGGTTCAACGAGTCTAAAGGTTTTGGTTTCATTACTCCTGCTGACGGCAGCAAAGATGTGTTCGTACACTTCTCTGCAATCCAGGGTAATGGCTTCAAAACTCTGGCTGAAGGCCAGAACGTTGAGTTCGAAATTCAGGATGGCCAGAAAGGCCCGGCAGCTGTGAACGTCACCGCTATCTGA
- a CDS encoding TerC family protein: MEFLLDPSIWAGLLTLIVLEIVLGIDNLVFIAILADKLPPKLRDKARLIGLSLAMVMRLGLLSLISWMVTLTRPLFNVGEFSFSGRDLILLVGGLFLLFKATMELHERLENRDMHGGSHKGYASFWSVVVQIVILDAVFSLDAVITAVGMVNNLPVMMTAVVVAMGMMLLASKPLTHFVNAHPTVVVLCLSFLLMIGLSLVAEGFGFHIPKGYLYAAIGFSILIELFNQIARRNFVRHQERRPMRERTAEAIQRLMGGRRQSDSHNSENSEVAAIMPQEAFKDEERYMINGVLTLASRSVRSIMTPRGEISWVDATRPVDEIRIQLLDTPHSLFPVCRGELDEIVGVVRAKELLVALDHGMDVATFAAATSAIIVPETLDPLNLLGVLRRAKGSFVVVTNEFGVVQGLITPLDVLEAIAGEFPDEDETPDIVADGDGWLVKGGTDLHSLQHLLDNQDLVKPEDDHASLAGLLIEQKGQLPKPGEVIAMPPLRFQIIEATDYRIDLVRVTRQHDDDEH, from the coding sequence ATGGAATTTCTTTTAGACCCCTCAATCTGGGCCGGTCTGCTCACGCTGATCGTTCTTGAAATCGTACTGGGCATCGATAATCTGGTGTTCATTGCCATCCTGGCAGATAAACTTCCCCCGAAGCTGCGTGATAAAGCGCGTCTGATCGGACTGTCGCTGGCCATGGTGATGCGATTAGGGCTGCTGTCACTGATTTCGTGGATGGTCACGCTGACCCGTCCTCTGTTTAACGTGGGCGAGTTCAGTTTCTCGGGGCGCGACCTCATCCTGTTGGTGGGGGGGCTTTTCCTGTTATTTAAAGCCACCATGGAGCTTCATGAGCGGCTGGAAAACCGCGACATGCACGGCGGGAGCCATAAAGGCTACGCCAGTTTCTGGTCGGTTGTGGTGCAGATTGTCATTCTTGATGCCGTGTTTTCGCTCGATGCGGTGATCACTGCGGTGGGTATGGTGAACAACCTGCCGGTGATGATGACGGCAGTGGTGGTCGCTATGGGCATGATGCTGCTGGCTTCAAAGCCGCTGACTCATTTTGTTAACGCTCATCCAACGGTGGTGGTGCTGTGTCTCAGTTTCCTGCTGATGATTGGTCTGAGCCTGGTTGCGGAAGGTTTCGGCTTCCATATTCCTAAAGGTTATCTGTATGCGGCAATCGGCTTCTCAATCCTGATTGAGTTATTCAACCAGATTGCCCGGCGTAACTTTGTGCGTCATCAGGAACGGCGGCCTATGCGTGAGCGAACCGCCGAGGCGATCCAACGGCTGATGGGCGGACGCCGTCAGAGCGACAGCCACAATAGTGAAAACAGTGAAGTGGCAGCCATTATGCCGCAGGAAGCGTTTAAAGACGAAGAGCGTTATATGATCAATGGCGTACTGACTCTGGCTTCACGTTCGGTACGCAGTATCATGACGCCGCGTGGCGAGATTTCCTGGGTAGATGCGACGCGTCCGGTGGATGAAATTCGAATTCAATTATTGGATACCCCGCACAGCCTGTTCCCGGTTTGTCGTGGTGAGCTGGATGAAATTGTCGGTGTGGTGCGCGCTAAGGAGCTGCTGGTAGCTCTGGATCATGGTATGGACGTTGCCACATTCGCGGCGGCTACATCGGCAATCATTGTGCCGGAAACGCTTGACCCGCTGAACCTGCTGGGTGTCTTACGCCGTGCCAAGGGCAGTTTTGTCGTGGTGACCAATGAATTTGGCGTGGTGCAGGGATTGATTACGCCGCTTGACGTGCTGGAAGCCATCGCCGGCGAGTTCCCGGACGAGGACGAAACCCCGGATATCGTTGCTGATGGCGATGGCTGGCTGGTGAAAGGAGGGACGGATCTGCACTCTCTGCAACATTTGCTGGATAATCAGGATCTGGTCAAGCCTGAAGACGATCACGCTTCACTGGCGGGTTTGTTGATTGAACAAAAAGGGCAGTTGCCCAAGCCCGGAGAAGTGATCGCTATGCCGCCGTTGCGCTTCCAGATTATCGAAGCGACCGATTATCGCATTGACCTGGTGCGCGTTACCCGGCAGCATGACGACGACGAGCATTAA
- the sdaA gene encoding L-serine ammonia-lyase — protein sequence MISVFDMFKIGIGPSSSHTVGPMKAGKQFVDDLVDNHQLSSVTRIAVDVYGSLSLTGKGHHTDIAIIMGLSGASPQSVDIDAIPGFIRDVEQRQRLLLANGAHEVDFPREGGMVFRSDNLVLHENGMSIHAFAGDLKIYSKTYYSVGGGFIVDEEHFGQTALNAVSVPYPFHSAKEMLANCQMTGLSLSGMVMKNELAVHSRADIERYFTDVWQTMRDCIDRGLNTEGVLPGPLRVPRRASALRRLLVSSDKLSSDPMNVIDWVNMFALAVNEENAAGGRVVTAPTNGACGIVPAVLAYYDHFIEPVSPDIFIRYFMASGAIGILYKMNASISGAEVGCQGEVGVACSMAAAGLAELLGASPEQVCVAAEIGMEHNLGLTCDPVAGQVQVPCIERNAIASVKAINSARMAMRRTSEARVSLDKVIETMYETGKDMNAKYRETSRGGLAIKVQCD from the coding sequence GTGATTAGCGTTTTCGACATGTTTAAGATCGGCATCGGCCCGTCAAGCTCTCATACGGTAGGCCCAATGAAAGCCGGCAAACAGTTTGTCGACGATCTGGTGGACAATCACCAGCTCTCATCGGTGACGCGTATTGCTGTCGATGTATACGGTTCTTTGTCACTGACCGGTAAAGGCCATCATACTGATATCGCCATTATTATGGGGCTGTCCGGTGCTTCGCCGCAAAGCGTTGATATTGATGCCATCCCCGGCTTTATTCGCGATGTTGAACAGCGCCAGCGCCTGCTGCTGGCTAACGGCGCACATGAAGTCGATTTCCCGCGTGAAGGCGGTATGGTGTTCCGCAGCGACAACCTTGTACTGCATGAAAACGGCATGAGTATTCATGCCTTCGCCGGTGACCTGAAAATTTACAGCAAGACTTACTATTCGGTCGGCGGGGGCTTTATCGTCGATGAGGAGCACTTCGGTCAAACGGCGCTCAATGCGGTGTCGGTTCCCTATCCGTTTCATTCCGCTAAAGAGATGCTGGCTAACTGCCAGATGACCGGCCTGTCCCTGTCCGGCATGGTGATGAAAAACGAGCTTGCCGTCCACAGCCGTGCGGACATTGAACGCTATTTCACCGACGTGTGGCAAACCATGCGCGACTGTATCGACCGTGGCTTAAATACGGAAGGGGTACTGCCCGGACCGCTGCGCGTGCCGCGCCGTGCATCAGCGCTGCGCCGCCTGCTGGTCTCCTCCGACAAGCTTTCAAGCGACCCGATGAACGTCATCGACTGGGTGAATATGTTTGCGCTGGCGGTCAATGAAGAAAATGCCGCCGGTGGACGTGTGGTGACCGCCCCAACCAACGGTGCCTGTGGCATTGTCCCGGCGGTGTTGGCCTACTATGACCATTTTATTGAACCGGTCAGTCCGGATATTTTCATTCGCTATTTTATGGCCTCCGGTGCTATCGGCATTCTGTATAAAATGAATGCTTCTATCTCTGGTGCTGAAGTCGGCTGCCAGGGTGAGGTGGGCGTCGCGTGTTCAATGGCTGCGGCCGGGCTGGCAGAACTGTTGGGAGCCAGCCCTGAACAGGTTTGCGTTGCAGCTGAAATCGGCATGGAGCACAATCTTGGGCTGACCTGTGACCCGGTGGCGGGCCAGGTTCAGGTTCCCTGTATCGAACGTAACGCGATTGCTTCGGTTAAGGCGATCAACTCCGCACGCATGGCAATGCGCCGCACCAGCGAAGCGCGAGTCTCGCTGGATAAAGTGATCGAAACGATGTACGAAACCGGTAAAGACATGAACGCCAAGTACCGCGAGACATCGCGCGGTGGCTTGGCCATAAAAGTGCAGTGCGATTAA
- a CDS encoding RidA family protein translates to MTIERIDPEHRMSEAVVHNDTVYYTSVPDNLDEDAEAQTANALATIDKLLTRVGSDKSKILDATLFLVHKEDFAAMNRAWDAWVSPGNAPVRCTVQANLMDEKYRVEIKIIAAK, encoded by the coding sequence ATGACCATTGAACGCATCGACCCGGAACACCGCATGTCCGAAGCGGTAGTACACAATGACACGGTCTACTACACCAGCGTGCCCGATAATCTGGATGAGGACGCTGAGGCGCAGACGGCAAATGCGCTGGCGACAATCGATAAGCTGCTCACGCGTGTTGGCTCAGATAAAAGCAAGATCCTGGACGCAACCCTGTTTCTGGTACACAAAGAAGATTTTGCGGCGATGAATCGTGCCTGGGATGCGTGGGTGTCGCCGGGCAACGCGCCGGTACGCTGTACCGTGCAGGCAAATCTGATGGATGAGAAATACCGGGTGGAAATTAAGATTATTGCAGCAAAATAG
- the rlmA gene encoding 23S rRNA (guanine(745)-N(1))-methyltransferase, with the protein MSYQCPLCQQPLMFDHRAWRCENQHQFDQAKEGYVNLLPVQHKRSKQPGDSADMMQARRNFLDAGHYQPLQQRVGDWLMQLLPVHPVSVLDIGCGEGYYTHHVASRLQARGLAQVHGLDVAKIAVRSGAKRYDNVQFCVASSHRLPFSHSQFDAVLRIYAPCKAEELARVVKPQGYVLTVSPGPRHLLQFKALIYQDVQLHDNTPEQMPGFTLIEQQQLSYAMTLNSEESAALLQMTPFAWRARPEVWGILATSEQFACETDFTLRLWQRES; encoded by the coding sequence ATGTCGTACCAATGTCCTCTTTGCCAGCAGCCGCTGATGTTTGATCATCGTGCCTGGCGCTGTGAGAATCAGCATCAGTTTGACCAGGCCAAAGAGGGGTATGTCAATCTGCTGCCGGTACAGCATAAACGCTCAAAGCAACCCGGAGATAGCGCGGATATGATGCAGGCGCGGCGTAACTTCCTTGATGCCGGGCATTATCAGCCGTTGCAGCAGAGAGTAGGCGACTGGCTGATGCAGCTGTTGCCAGTACACCCGGTCAGCGTGCTGGATATCGGTTGTGGAGAAGGCTATTACACCCATCATGTTGCCAGCCGCCTGCAGGCGCGGGGCCTGGCACAGGTGCACGGGCTGGATGTGGCGAAAATAGCGGTGCGCTCGGGGGCGAAACGCTATGACAACGTGCAATTCTGCGTGGCTTCCAGTCATCGTCTGCCGTTCAGTCACAGCCAGTTTGATGCCGTATTACGTATCTATGCACCCTGCAAGGCTGAAGAGCTGGCGCGGGTAGTGAAGCCGCAGGGTTATGTGCTAACCGTGTCACCCGGGCCGCGTCATCTGCTGCAGTTTAAGGCGCTGATCTATCAGGATGTCCAGCTGCATGATAACACCCCGGAACAGATGCCCGGCTTTACGCTGATTGAACAGCAGCAGCTGAGTTATGCGATGACGCTGAACAGCGAAGAGTCAGCAGCATTATTGCAGATGACGCCTTTTGCCTGGCGCGCCCGCCCGGAAGTCTGGGGGATTCTGGCCACCAGCGAGCAGTTCGCCTGCGAAACGGACTTCACCCTTCGTTTGTGGCAGCGAGAAAGCTAA
- a CDS encoding ATP-dependent DNA helicase, whose translation MTDDFAADGALAQAIPGFRPREPQREMATAVARAIENKGELVVEAGTGTGKTYAYLAPALRSGKKVIVSTGSKALQDQLYSRDLPTVAKALKFKGSMALLKGRSNYLCLERLEQQSMAGGELAVQAMSDLVHLRGWSNETVDGDISTCGGVAEDSIIWPLVTSTNDNCLGSDCPQYKDCFVVKARRKAMDADMVVVNHHLFLADMVVKEGGFAELIPDADVMIFDEAHQVPDIASQYFGQQLSSRQLLDLAKDITIAYRTEIRDVQQLQKAADRLAQSAQDFRLSLGDPGFRGNLRDLLRDAPIQRALLLLDDALELCYDVAKLSLGRSALLDAAFERAALYRGRLKRLKDVSQPGFSYWYECNSRHFVLALTPLSVSDRFREVMDERPASWIFTSATLAVNEQMTHFVERLGVGGAEALILTSPFDFASQALLCVPRHLPSPNQPGGARQLAHMLRPLIEANNGRCFFLCTSHQVMRDLAAEFRATLTLPVLLQGETSKGQLLKQFVTAGNALLVATSSFWEGVDVRGDALSLVIIDKLPFTSPDDPLLKARMEDCKVRGGDPFAEVQLPDAVITLKQGVGRLIRDVNDRGVLVICDNRLVMRPYGAVFVNSLPPTPRTRDLQKAVDFLKASGQH comes from the coding sequence GTGACAGACGATTTTGCAGCAGATGGCGCCCTGGCGCAGGCAATACCCGGCTTCAGGCCGCGTGAACCTCAGCGCGAGATGGCCACGGCGGTGGCTCGTGCCATCGAAAATAAAGGCGAGCTGGTGGTTGAAGCGGGAACCGGCACTGGAAAAACCTATGCTTACCTTGCTCCGGCTTTGCGCTCCGGGAAAAAAGTGATCGTCTCTACCGGTTCCAAGGCGTTGCAGGATCAGCTATACAGCCGCGATTTGCCTACGGTGGCAAAAGCGCTGAAATTCAAGGGTAGCATGGCTCTGCTTAAAGGGCGCTCTAATTATCTGTGCCTGGAGCGGTTGGAGCAGCAATCGATGGCGGGCGGTGAGCTGGCGGTGCAGGCGATGAGCGACCTGGTGCATCTGCGCGGCTGGTCAAATGAAACCGTCGACGGCGATATCAGCACCTGTGGCGGAGTAGCAGAAGACAGCATCATCTGGCCGCTGGTGACCAGCACCAATGATAATTGCCTCGGCAGCGACTGCCCACAATATAAAGATTGCTTTGTGGTGAAAGCCCGTCGTAAGGCAATGGATGCCGATATGGTGGTGGTTAATCACCATCTTTTCCTTGCCGATATGGTGGTAAAGGAGGGCGGGTTTGCCGAGCTGATCCCAGATGCTGATGTGATGATCTTCGATGAAGCCCATCAGGTGCCGGATATTGCCAGCCAGTATTTCGGCCAGCAGTTATCGAGCCGCCAGCTGCTCGATCTGGCGAAAGACATCACCATTGCGTACCGCACCGAAATTCGTGATGTACAACAGCTGCAAAAGGCCGCCGACCGCCTGGCGCAAAGCGCTCAGGATTTTCGACTGTCGTTGGGCGACCCCGGCTTTCGCGGCAATCTGCGCGACCTGCTGCGCGATGCACCTATCCAGCGCGCGCTGTTGCTGCTCGATGACGCGCTGGAGCTGTGTTATGACGTGGCTAAACTCTCCCTCGGCCGTTCCGCACTGCTGGATGCGGCGTTTGAACGTGCTGCGCTATATCGCGGGCGTTTGAAACGGTTGAAGGATGTCAGCCAGCCAGGCTTCAGCTATTGGTATGAATGTAACTCGCGCCATTTTGTGCTGGCGCTGACGCCACTGTCGGTGTCAGATCGTTTCCGTGAAGTGATGGATGAGCGCCCCGCCAGCTGGATCTTCACCTCGGCGACGCTGGCGGTGAATGAACAGATGACCCATTTTGTTGAGCGTCTCGGCGTAGGCGGGGCAGAAGCGTTGATCCTCACCAGCCCGTTTGACTTTGCCAGCCAGGCCCTGCTGTGCGTGCCGCGTCACCTGCCATCGCCTAATCAGCCCGGCGGCGCACGTCAGCTGGCGCATATGTTACGGCCGTTAATCGAGGCAAATAACGGCCGCTGCTTTTTCCTTTGTACATCTCACCAGGTCATGCGCGATTTAGCGGCCGAGTTCCGCGCTACGCTGACCCTGCCAGTCCTGTTACAGGGAGAAACCAGCAAAGGCCAACTGCTGAAACAGTTTGTGACGGCAGGCAATGCGTTGCTGGTGGCGACCAGCAGCTTCTGGGAGGGGGTGGACGTGCGTGGTGATGCACTGTCGCTGGTGATTATCGATAAGCTGCCGTTTACCTCTCCCGACGACCCACTGTTAAAAGCGCGCATGGAAGACTGCAAGGTACGCGGCGGCGATCCCTTTGCGGAGGTTCAGCTGCCGGATGCGGTGATTACCCTGAAGCAGGGGGTTGGTCGTCTGATCCGCGATGTGAATGACCGGGGCGTATTGGTGATTTGCGATAATCGTCTGGTCATGCGCCCTTACGGTGCGGTATTCGTTAACAGCCTGCCGCCAACGCCGCGCACCCGCGATTTGCAAAAAGCCGTGGATTTTCTCAAAGCCAGCGGGCAGCACTAA
- a CDS encoding YoaH family protein yields MFTGLPALSYEQQQQAVERIQQLMAEGMSSGEAIGTVAAEIRENHTGGHVAVMFDEDEEDYMGDNNHDEEEPEEE; encoded by the coding sequence ATGTTCACAGGATTACCCGCGTTGTCATATGAACAGCAGCAACAGGCTGTAGAACGCATTCAGCAACTGATGGCCGAAGGAATGAGTAGCGGTGAGGCAATCGGCACGGTGGCGGCGGAAATCCGTGAGAATCATACCGGTGGTCATGTTGCCGTAATGTTCGACGAAGACGAAGAAGACTATATGGGCGACAACAACCACGACGAAGAAGAGCCGGAAGAAGAATAA
- a CDS encoding MBL fold metallo-hydrolase translates to MARKNSWYDPSLFHHTREGFRNLEPNLQQRGDLQRWRRERKQQGMPRPPAQGYEHFIQQWWQPADLKGVEDCVWWLGHACLLLRYAGRYTLIDPALSMRASPLSFYGPRRKTPPALAIDDLPTLDVVLISHNHYDHLDRRTIKKILVRFPQVTFVVPLGLKKWFQRLGVRQVVQLDWWQQTQTSGLTLHAVPARHWSMRTPWDRNRSLWCGWVIKAGPLNLWFSGDSGYSDNLLDISRRLGPFNLAALPVGAYAPEWFMRHHHMGPDRAVSLHQAIGQPVTMPIHWGVFELADESLDEPPAALERAMQAAGLDSSRFKAWKIGGRRLLANIIGDYS, encoded by the coding sequence ATGGCACGGAAAAATTCATGGTATGACCCCTCACTTTTCCATCATACCCGGGAAGGATTCCGTAACCTTGAGCCAAATTTACAGCAAAGAGGTGACTTACAGCGTTGGCGGCGCGAACGCAAGCAGCAAGGGATGCCACGCCCCCCGGCGCAAGGCTATGAACATTTTATCCAGCAGTGGTGGCAACCTGCCGATTTGAAAGGGGTTGAAGATTGCGTCTGGTGGCTTGGACATGCTTGCCTGCTGCTACGCTATGCCGGGCGCTATACGCTCATCGATCCGGCGCTCTCTATGCGCGCCTCTCCGCTCAGTTTTTACGGCCCGCGTCGAAAAACGCCGCCCGCGCTGGCTATAGACGACCTGCCGACGCTGGATGTGGTGCTCATCTCGCATAATCATTACGACCATCTGGATCGCCGGACAATCAAAAAAATCCTGGTTCGTTTTCCACAGGTGACCTTTGTCGTTCCGCTTGGGCTGAAGAAATGGTTCCAGCGACTCGGTGTACGGCAGGTTGTGCAACTTGACTGGTGGCAGCAAACGCAGACGAGCGGGCTGACTCTTCACGCCGTGCCCGCCCGTCACTGGAGTATGAGAACGCCCTGGGACCGCAACCGATCGCTGTGGTGTGGCTGGGTGATTAAAGCCGGGCCTCTCAACCTGTGGTTTAGCGGTGACAGCGGCTACTCGGATAATCTGCTGGATATTTCGCGTCGTTTGGGGCCTTTTAACCTGGCCGCTTTACCGGTGGGGGCCTATGCACCAGAATGGTTCATGCGTCATCATCATATGGGGCCCGATCGGGCAGTATCTCTGCATCAGGCGATTGGACAGCCAGTGACAATGCCGATTCATTGGGGAGTCTTTGAACTGGCCGACGAATCGCTGGATGAGCCACCAGCAGCGTTGGAGCGGGCGATGCAGGCAGCAGGATTAGACAGCAGCCGTTTTAAGGCGTGGAAAATCGGTGGGAGAAGGTTACTGGCGAATATCATCGGGGATTATTCCTAA